A stretch of the Actinoalloteichus fjordicus genome encodes the following:
- a CDS encoding AzlC family ABC transporter permease, translating to MSSIWRTIDRPLLRDVGALAAAIAVVGASFGAMAVAAGLSMWTALFMSLVVFAGGAQFMVVGVLAAGGGPVAAVVAGLLLNLRHLPFGLALGDTMGRGLLAKLVGSHVLIDESVAFALAQRDPERARAAYWVSGVAAFLAWNPAVVLGALAGEALGDTAVYGVDAAFPAALVALVLPALRVAATRRAALIGALVAVAATPVLPAGMPVLLALIGVVFALPLPRWARQGGNAAAADRLGSPTDGPVPDLSTGAGAAPAPPGPVAHPDGFGEPAAATEHPRTATEHSRTATERRADTEEETPCP from the coding sequence ATGAGTTCGATATGGCGAACGATAGACAGGCCCTTACTCCGGGACGTCGGCGCGTTGGCCGCCGCCATCGCGGTGGTCGGTGCCTCGTTCGGTGCGATGGCGGTCGCCGCCGGGCTGTCGATGTGGACCGCGCTCTTCATGTCGCTGGTCGTCTTCGCGGGCGGTGCCCAGTTCATGGTGGTCGGCGTGCTCGCGGCGGGCGGCGGACCGGTGGCCGCCGTCGTGGCGGGCCTGCTGCTCAATCTGCGTCACCTGCCCTTCGGTCTCGCGCTGGGCGACACCATGGGGCGCGGCCTGCTCGCCAAGCTCGTGGGCAGTCACGTCTTGATCGATGAGTCGGTCGCCTTCGCACTGGCCCAGCGTGACCCCGAGCGCGCGCGGGCCGCCTACTGGGTCTCCGGAGTGGCGGCCTTCCTGGCCTGGAACCCGGCGGTGGTGCTCGGGGCGCTGGCCGGGGAGGCACTCGGCGACACCGCCGTCTACGGCGTCGACGCCGCGTTCCCCGCCGCGCTCGTCGCGCTGGTCCTGCCCGCGCTGCGGGTGGCCGCCACCCGACGGGCGGCCCTGATCGGCGCGCTGGTCGCCGTGGCCGCGACGCCCGTCCTCCCGGCCGGGATGCCCGTCCTGCTGGCCTTGATCGGCGTCGTGTTCGCCCTGCCGCTGCCGCGCTGGGCGAGGCAGGGCGGCAACGCGGCCGCAGCGGACCGACTCGGGTCGCCGACGGACGGGCCGGTCCCGGATCTGAGCACCGGCGCGGGAGCCGCCCCGGCGCCGCCCGGCCCCGTCGCGCATCCCGACGGCTTCGGGGAGCCTGCGGCCGCGACAGAGCATCCCCGCACCGCGACGGAGCATTCCCGCACCGCGACAGAGCGTCGCGCCGATACCGAGGAGGAGACGCCATGTCCGTGA
- a CDS encoding AzlD domain-containing protein: protein MSVTTVLVLAAGTYLLRLAGPLLRGRIEVSERARQLLATAATTLLTALLFTAALTEAGGFAGWARPAGVAVGAVLAWRRAPFVVVVIAAALTAAGLRLLGIP from the coding sequence ATGTCCGTGACGACGGTGCTCGTCCTGGCGGCGGGCACCTACCTGCTGCGCCTCGCCGGTCCGCTGCTGCGCGGGCGGATCGAGGTGTCGGAGCGTGCCAGGCAGCTGCTGGCCACCGCCGCGACCACCCTGCTCACCGCCCTGCTGTTCACCGCCGCGCTCACCGAGGCGGGCGGCTTCGCGGGGTGGGCGCGGCCTGCGGGCGTCGCCGTCGGCGCGGTGCTGGCCTGGCGGCGTGCGCCGTTCGTGGTCGTCGTCATCGCCGCCGCCCTCACCGCCGCCGGTCTGCGCCTGCTCGGCATCCCCTGA
- the pdxT gene encoding pyridoxal 5'-phosphate synthase glutaminase subunit PdxT gives MSAAPVIGVLALQGDVREHLLALAELDVLARPVRRAAELAEVDGLVLPGGESTTMSRLLSVFELFEPLRERIADGLPVLGSCAGMILLAREVLDGRSDQQVLGGVDMVVRRNAFGRQVDSFEADLDVAGMPGGPLRAVFIRAPWVESAGADVEVLASVPEVPEAGAAAGRIVAVRQGAVIATAFHPELLAGDRRVHELFVHAVRER, from the coding sequence GTGTCCGCCGCGCCCGTCATCGGTGTGCTCGCCCTGCAGGGCGACGTCCGAGAGCACCTGCTCGCCCTCGCCGAGCTGGACGTGCTCGCCAGGCCGGTTCGCCGGGCCGCCGAACTGGCCGAGGTCGACGGACTCGTCCTTCCCGGTGGCGAGTCGACGACGATGAGCAGGCTGTTGTCCGTCTTCGAGCTGTTCGAGCCGCTGCGGGAGCGGATCGCCGACGGTCTGCCGGTGCTCGGCTCCTGTGCAGGCATGATCCTGTTGGCCCGTGAGGTCCTCGACGGTCGATCGGACCAGCAGGTCCTCGGCGGGGTCGACATGGTGGTGCGGCGCAACGCCTTCGGACGACAGGTCGACTCCTTCGAGGCCGACCTCGACGTCGCAGGCATGCCGGGCGGTCCGCTGCGGGCGGTCTTCATCCGTGCGCCCTGGGTGGAATCGGCCGGTGCGGACGTCGAGGTGCTGGCGAGCGTGCCCGAGGTGCCCGAGGCCGGAGCCGCCGCCGGTAGGATCGTCGCGGTTCGGCAGGGGGCGGTGATCGCGACCGCGTTCCATCCTGAGCTGCTGGCGGGTGATCGGCGGGTGCACGAGCTGTTCGTCCACGCCGTGCGCGAGCGGTGA
- a CDS encoding YebC/PmpR family DNA-binding transcriptional regulator, with the protein MSGHSKWATTKHKKAAVDAKRGKLFAKLIKNIEVAARTGGGDPEGNPTLYDAMQKARKNSVPLDNIERARKRGGGEEAGGADWQTIMYEGYGPNGVAVLVECLTDNRNRAASEVRTAMTRNGGSMADPGSVSYLFSRKGVVVLPKNGLSEDDVLGAVLESGAEEVNDLGENFEVVSEAADLVAVRSALRAAEIEYDSAEADFVPSGTVELDVDTARKVFRLIDALEDCDDVQNVFSNIDVSDEVMQAVEA; encoded by the coding sequence ATGAGCGGCCACTCCAAATGGGCCACCACGAAGCACAAGAAGGCCGCCGTCGATGCCAAGCGAGGTAAGCTCTTCGCCAAGCTGATCAAGAACATCGAGGTGGCGGCGAGAACCGGTGGCGGTGACCCGGAGGGCAACCCCACCCTCTACGACGCCATGCAGAAGGCCAGGAAGAACTCCGTCCCGCTGGACAACATCGAGCGCGCCCGCAAGCGCGGCGGCGGCGAGGAGGCAGGCGGCGCCGACTGGCAGACGATCATGTACGAGGGCTATGGGCCCAACGGCGTCGCGGTCCTGGTCGAGTGCCTGACCGACAATCGCAACCGCGCCGCGTCCGAGGTTCGCACGGCCATGACGCGCAACGGCGGATCGATGGCCGACCCCGGCTCGGTCTCGTACCTGTTCTCCCGCAAGGGGGTCGTGGTGCTGCCCAAGAACGGGCTGAGCGAGGACGACGTGCTCGGCGCGGTGCTGGAGTCCGGCGCCGAGGAGGTCAACGACCTCGGGGAGAACTTCGAGGTCGTCTCCGAGGCAGCCGACCTGGTGGCGGTGCGCTCCGCCCTGCGCGCGGCGGAGATCGAGTACGACTCGGCCGAGGCCGACTTCGTGCCTTCCGGCACGGTGGAGCTGGACGTGGACACGGCGCGGAAGGTCTTCCGGCTGATCGACGCGTTGGAGGACTGCGACGACGTGCAGAACGTCTTCTCCAACATCGACGTGTCCGACGAGGTCATGCAGGCCGTCGAGGCCTGA
- a CDS encoding DUF4262 domain-containing protein: protein MLPGDEEARRRLLADAEEHGAAVVHVGGDRNGPPFAFTVGLWRRCGSPEAVAVGMPPKVAHAVLNQFVQRVLGGEAFAIGQCYDGFIQDCPVTFERVDKGYYAEYFGHALLMYRRGDFPAVQLIAASPEGAWPWQPDAPSGLVRWQRILTDSGRPVSWIPGDTGP from the coding sequence ATGCTTCCTGGAGACGAGGAGGCCCGCAGGAGACTGCTGGCCGACGCAGAGGAGCACGGTGCCGCGGTCGTGCACGTCGGGGGTGACCGCAACGGGCCGCCGTTCGCCTTCACCGTGGGGCTGTGGCGGCGCTGCGGCAGCCCCGAGGCGGTTGCGGTGGGCATGCCGCCGAAGGTCGCGCACGCCGTGCTGAACCAGTTCGTTCAGCGCGTGCTCGGCGGGGAGGCCTTTGCGATCGGGCAGTGTTATGACGGATTCATCCAGGACTGTCCGGTCACCTTCGAACGAGTGGACAAGGGCTACTACGCTGAGTACTTCGGGCACGCTCTTCTGATGTATCGCCGGGGCGACTTTCCGGCCGTGCAATTGATCGCGGCCAGCCCGGAGGGCGCCTGGCCGTGGCAGCCGGACGCACCGAGCGGCCTCGTCCGATGGCAGCGTATTCTCACGGACAGTGGTCGTCCGGTGAGCTGGATTCCTGGCGACACCGGCCCCTGA
- a CDS encoding AfsR/SARP family transcriptional regulator, translated as MAVRFNTLGPLEVLVDDQDLTPTAPKTRQVLALLVSRHNTLVHTSELVDELWGERPPSSALATLQTYIYKLRKLLFAELADETQVGLRTRYFGYVITTPVESVDQYRFEQLSREGRSALDVGEAEVAAERLRDALALWRGPALGGLEVGNLLTAHLTRLDESRLRTLQSRIEADLRLGRHRELISELKELTVARSLDEGFHGQLMTALNRSGRQHEALDVYRRFRRNVIDQLGLEPSPALQRVHNDLLAGGGEEAGVPAARLVPARRAPEGTEIGTPAQLPHDIADFVGRSGLLEDARRWLAPDSGDAAAGASLRVLAVSGMPGIGKTSFAVRVAHRLRGRFDGGQLFCDLGGSGTPRTPVSALRGFLRAAGFAPDQLSGELDELATLFRTWSAERRLLVVLDDAAGIDQVRHLLPGGAGCAVLVTARVGVQSLPGARVRTLEPLSCAESLELLSGMIGAERVNRERAEAERLADLCGNLPLAVRCVGARLSAALGWPVSSMARHLGESGRPLDLLRFDGIDVRRSLVTGTRGLPVGVWRTFRDLSTLSSRFTAPDAARRLGCDPEQAEATLAQLVGRGLLRIAERTREEEVRFEFHPVNRWFAREQWEGSVEQRSVTTTHLPGCCDLRDSEAGDCPQGHGQVPGDLTPRWAPTEEPSLGSLPVVLAGR; from the coding sequence ATGGCTGTACGGTTCAACACGCTCGGTCCGCTGGAAGTCCTCGTTGACGATCAAGACCTGACCCCGACGGCGCCAAAAACCCGACAGGTTCTCGCACTACTGGTCTCTCGGCACAATACCCTCGTGCACACCAGCGAACTGGTGGATGAATTGTGGGGGGAGCGACCGCCGTCCAGTGCATTGGCGACACTGCAGACCTACATTTACAAGCTGCGCAAGCTTCTGTTCGCAGAGCTGGCCGACGAGACGCAGGTCGGCCTCCGGACTCGCTACTTCGGCTACGTGATCACCACGCCCGTCGAGAGCGTCGACCAGTATAGATTCGAACAGCTTTCCCGTGAGGGACGCAGCGCATTGGACGTGGGTGAGGCGGAGGTCGCCGCCGAGCGACTTCGGGACGCACTGGCCCTCTGGCGAGGACCCGCACTCGGCGGCCTCGAGGTCGGCAACCTGCTCACCGCACATCTGACCAGGCTCGACGAGAGTCGACTCCGCACGCTGCAGTCGCGGATCGAGGCGGATCTGCGACTGGGCAGGCATCGCGAGCTGATCAGCGAGTTGAAGGAGCTGACCGTCGCCCGCTCGCTCGACGAGGGGTTCCATGGGCAGCTCATGACCGCGTTGAACCGTTCCGGCAGGCAGCACGAGGCCCTGGACGTCTATCGGCGCTTTCGGCGGAACGTGATCGACCAGCTCGGGCTGGAGCCGTCGCCCGCGTTGCAACGGGTGCACAACGACCTGCTCGCGGGCGGGGGCGAGGAGGCCGGGGTTCCGGCGGCCAGGCTGGTGCCTGCCCGACGTGCCCCCGAGGGCACCGAGATCGGCACGCCTGCACAGCTGCCCCATGACATCGCCGACTTCGTCGGTCGAAGTGGCCTGCTGGAGGACGCGCGGCGCTGGCTGGCGCCGGACTCGGGCGACGCGGCCGCCGGGGCGAGCCTGCGGGTGCTCGCGGTGAGCGGCATGCCCGGCATCGGCAAGACGTCTTTCGCCGTCCGGGTCGCCCATCGACTGCGCGGTCGGTTCGACGGCGGGCAGCTCTTCTGCGACCTCGGCGGGTCCGGCACGCCGCGCACCCCGGTCTCGGCGCTACGAGGCTTTCTCCGGGCGGCAGGCTTCGCACCCGACCAGCTCTCCGGCGAGCTGGACGAACTGGCGACGTTGTTCCGCACCTGGAGCGCGGAGCGGCGGCTGCTCGTCGTGCTCGACGACGCCGCGGGCATCGACCAGGTCCGCCACCTGCTGCCCGGCGGTGCGGGCTGCGCGGTCCTGGTCACCGCGAGGGTGGGCGTGCAGAGTCTGCCCGGTGCCAGGGTGCGGACCCTGGAGCCCTTGTCCTGTGCGGAGAGTCTGGAGCTGCTCTCCGGGATGATCGGCGCGGAGCGGGTGAATCGGGAGCGGGCGGAGGCCGAGCGGCTCGCCGACCTCTGCGGCAACCTCCCGCTGGCGGTGCGCTGTGTCGGAGCCAGGCTCAGCGCCGCCCTGGGCTGGCCGGTCTCCAGCATGGCCAGACATCTGGGCGAGAGCGGCAGGCCGTTGGATCTGCTCCGGTTCGACGGCATCGACGTCCGACGGAGCCTGGTCACCGGAACACGAGGACTGCCGGTCGGCGTCTGGCGGACCTTCCGTGACCTGTCGACACTGTCCTCGCGGTTCACCGCACCCGACGCGGCACGACGGCTCGGGTGCGACCCGGAACAGGCTGAGGCGACGTTGGCTCAGCTCGTCGGTCGCGGGCTGCTGCGCATCGCGGAGCGCACCAGGGAGGAGGAGGTGCGCTTTGAGTTCCACCCGGTCAACCGCTGGTTCGCCCGCGAGCAGTGGGAGGGATCGGTGGAACAGCGGTCCGTTACCACGACGCACCTGCCCGGCTGCTGCGACCTCCGGGACAGCGAGGCCGGGGACTGCCCGCAGGGACACGGGCAGGTCCCCGGCGACCTCACGCCTCGCTGGGCGCCGACCGAGGAGCCCAGCTTGGGCTCGCTGCCCGTTGTGCTGGCGGGGCGCTGA
- a CDS encoding AfsR/SARP family transcriptional regulator: MQVHVLGPFEVLRDGRFATPSAPKLRQVLALLVTHANSIVRTDQIIEELWEDHPPKSVTTTLQTYVYQLRKLLRLSGSGGPAIHRNEPLTEAVLLTSPSGYLLGLPPDAMDSHRFEQLAERGRTEFESGSLAEAADTLGAALKLWRGPALIDVTPGPVLQAEVVRLDEIRKNALERRIDSALSLGRHRELLGELTTAVTREPTHEGFQARLMLALYRSGRRSDALQVYQRARKVLADELGLDPSSELQKLHAAVLSADPALEAPRIRETVRTTQEVEPPAELPSDMPSIVGRDAQLAVALTALTTTDRKAPPVVVGVGAPGTGKSAFCIHAAHLVRSDYPDGQLYAQLLDPRGEPVDLADVLAHFLRALGVTPASLPRSLEERCQMFRGRTAGRRVLVVLDDVVSAEQLLRLKPSGSGCAVLAASRRRLSNPMITTTLEMPPLDIGDSLQLLGSTLGAHRITGEIDAVHELVELCEGMPLALHASASRLRLRPHWSITRLVEWVLREQRRGPELAVKALELSASIEQTYRLASPAVRTAFRLVSILHEQPVSPQAAAAVLRCTEFSAESLLEELVEFRLCDAEPAAEEPGGFRYRFPTHLRAAAGLLERVPEHDEVFMPAVSAPPAQRAASPSWAPRSAPSEA; the protein is encoded by the coding sequence GTGCAGGTACATGTACTGGGACCGTTCGAGGTACTGCGAGACGGGCGGTTCGCCACCCCGTCCGCGCCCAAGCTCCGTCAGGTGCTCGCGTTGCTGGTCACCCACGCCAACAGCATCGTCCGCACCGATCAGATCATCGAGGAGCTCTGGGAGGACCATCCGCCCAAGAGCGTCACCACGACACTGCAGACCTACGTCTACCAACTACGAAAACTCCTTCGCCTCAGCGGCTCCGGCGGGCCTGCGATCCATCGCAACGAGCCCCTCACCGAGGCCGTGCTGCTGACTTCTCCCAGTGGTTACCTCCTCGGGCTGCCGCCGGACGCCATGGACTCGCATCGCTTCGAGCAGCTCGCCGAACGAGGCAGGACCGAGTTCGAATCGGGATCACTCGCCGAGGCCGCCGACACCCTCGGCGCCGCGCTGAAGCTGTGGCGCGGACCGGCGCTGATCGACGTCACGCCAGGTCCGGTGCTACAGGCCGAAGTGGTCCGGCTCGACGAGATCCGCAAGAACGCGCTGGAACGACGCATCGACAGTGCACTCTCACTGGGCAGGCATCGGGAGCTGCTCGGCGAGCTGACCACCGCCGTGACCCGAGAACCGACCCACGAGGGCTTTCAGGCCCGACTGATGCTGGCGCTCTACCGGTCGGGCAGGCGTTCCGACGCGCTCCAGGTCTACCAGCGGGCCCGCAAGGTGCTCGCCGACGAACTCGGTCTCGATCCCTCGTCCGAACTCCAGAAGCTGCACGCCGCGGTCCTGTCGGCCGACCCGGCGCTGGAGGCACCCCGAATCCGGGAGACGGTCCGCACCACGCAGGAGGTCGAGCCGCCCGCCGAACTGCCGTCGGACATGCCCTCCATCGTCGGCAGGGACGCGCAGCTCGCCGTGGCGCTTACGGCCCTGACGACCACGGACCGCAAGGCGCCGCCGGTGGTCGTCGGCGTCGGGGCACCCGGCACCGGGAAGTCGGCCTTCTGCATCCACGCCGCCCACCTGGTGCGGTCGGACTACCCCGACGGCCAGCTCTACGCCCAGCTGCTGGACCCGAGAGGCGAGCCGGTCGATCTCGCCGATGTGCTCGCGCACTTCCTTCGTGCGCTGGGCGTGACCCCGGCGTCCCTGCCGCGCTCGCTGGAGGAACGATGCCAGATGTTCCGGGGTCGGACGGCGGGCAGGCGGGTGCTGGTGGTGCTCGACGACGTGGTCAGCGCCGAACAGCTGCTCCGACTCAAGCCGTCGGGAAGCGGGTGCGCGGTGCTCGCCGCCAGCAGGAGACGCCTCTCCAACCCGATGATCACCACCACCTTGGAGATGCCGCCGTTGGACATCGGCGACTCGCTACAGCTGCTCGGGTCGACCTTGGGAGCACACCGCATCACCGGAGAGATCGACGCCGTCCACGAACTGGTCGAGCTGTGCGAGGGAATGCCCCTGGCGCTGCACGCCTCCGCCAGCAGGCTTCGGCTGCGCCCGCACTGGTCGATCACGCGCCTGGTCGAGTGGGTTCTTCGCGAACAGCGGCGCGGTCCGGAACTGGCGGTCAAGGCACTGGAGTTGTCGGCCAGCATCGAGCAGACTTACCGACTCGCCTCTCCCGCAGTCCGGACCGCCTTCCGCCTCGTCTCGATCCTGCACGAACAGCCGGTCTCCCCGCAGGCCGCGGCAGCGGTGTTGCGCTGCACGGAGTTCTCGGCCGAATCACTGTTGGAGGAACTCGTCGAGTTCAGGCTGTGCGACGCGGAGCCCGCCGCCGAGGAGCCGGGCGGTTTCCGCTATCGGTTCCCCACTCACCTGCGAGCCGCGGCAGGCCTGCTCGAACGGGTGCCTGAACACGACGAGGTCTTCATGCCTGCCGTCAGCGCCCCGCCAGCACAACGGGCAGCGAGCCCAAGCTGGGCTCCTCGGTCGGCGCCCAGCGAGGCGTGA